The Molothrus ater isolate BHLD 08-10-18 breed brown headed cowbird chromosome 10, BPBGC_Mater_1.1, whole genome shotgun sequence sequence TATCCTACTTTTTTTAGGGTATGATGTGATTGCTCAAGCTCAGTCAGGTACTGGCAAGACAGCCACATTTGCTATTTCCATCCTGCAGCAGTTGGAGATTGATCTCAAGGAGTCCCAGGCACTAGTATTGGCCCCTACCAGAGAACTGGCTCAACAGGTATTGATAgtgtagtttaaaaaaaaaaaaaaccaaaaactttgTGTGTTGCATAGGTTTCAGGTTTCACAACTGTGAGACAACATTACCAGACTTTTCAGGGGCTGTAATAAATATCCATTCAGAACCCTTTTTGTGTCCAATAATGGGGGGTACAAACTGCCTTCTGTCCCTTCAAGTCCTCTGCCTCCTTGAGGAGCTGAGGTAATAAACATGGAGGGTGTGCTGGGGCAGGCgtgcaagaggcagctgctgtgctgtgtgtaaAGTGGAGGGAGCAtcttcagcagaaaaacaaaataactaAAGCACAGTGTTCTGAGTGGAAACAAAAAATTCACTTGTTTTGAAGCCGTTTAAACTTAAATGCAGTTGTGCAACATGAAAACTGCAGTGCACGTTTGGTTACttaatggttttgtttctttgtatgTTTTCCTGACAATATAATTGCATGTCTTCGCTTTCAAGGCTTGGTATCCTGTTATGCTAAGTGGGTGTGTGGTAATAACTTTCAGAATACTTGAATATTTAGGATAACTGTATCAGTAATGAAGGGTCTTAAAGTACAATGTTGAACCAACTCTGAAGTAGAAAACTTACTAGTCTAGTCATTTTGAACTAGACTATACTGAAATGCCAGTGCTATGTGACAGTTCTTCAAGGTAAAGCTAAACATATTAAatcagacagaaaacaaaataaatggaataagGGCCTTTTATCAGAATGTTAGGCCTTTGTTCTACTCTAAAGCTGTTGCCGTGAGATATGTTTGGAAACCTGGCTGGTAGTGGTGCCATTGGAGAGAGTTCACTGAAGAGTGTCCAAGTGCTTAACATGCAGGCCTGAGCACCACCTCAGAGCTTGAGCTCACTTCTGGTGGCCCTGCTCTCAGCTTAGTAATTGTCTCATGGCAGTCACTCAATCAGCAAGTTTagccagtaaaaaaaaaaagtaactgtTCCTCTGGCTACTAGTTAGCAACTTGAGTTATGTGGAGTTGGGCAGCTTTTTTAGCAGCTCTCAGTTCCAAGACTTCGATAGTCCTTATTTGGTGTCTCGGCTTCCAAAGTCCATAAAAGCCAGTGAGAATGGGGCATAAGCTTCATTGTCCTATGAGCTCCTAATGGAAGGTTCTGTTTTAGATTCAGAAGGTAATCCTGGCCCTTGGAGACTACATGGGAGCAACATGCCACGCTTGCATTGGTGGCACAAATGTGCGCAATGAAATGCAGAAACTGCAGGCTGAGGCTCCACACATCGTGGTGGGAACTCCAGGGCGTGTGTTTGATATGTTGAACAGGCGCTATCTTTGTGAGTATGAACCTCATTGTGCCCTTGCTGATAAATTTCCAGTGAAAGCCTCATAGCCACTAAGAGCTTTAGTGTACTTGTCACTGTGGAGAGTTGTGCTGGAAAGCTTAGTAGTACAGAAGCATGATGTTCTTAAAGGATTGTGTATTTGTGAAACTTCATGAGATGCTTCTCTTTTTCCAATAGCACCAAAATGGATCAAAATGTTTGTTCTGGATGAAGCTGATGAAATGCTGAGCCGTGGATTTAAGGATCAAATTTATGAGATCTTTCAAAAACTAAGCACAAACATCCAGGTACAAAAGCTTTCACATGGTGAAGTGATGCATGCAGCTTTAGTTATGGTGTGGCTGAGAACTAAATTGGCACAAATAAAAATTGTTGTATGGGGTATGTGCTAACATAGAGTAATGTATTTTAGGTTGTGCTGCTGTCAGCTACAATGCCAATGGATGTGTTGGAAGTGACCAAAAAGTTCATGAGAGATCCCATCCGTATTTTGGTGAAGAAGGAAGAACTGACTCTGGAGGGTATCAAGCAGTTCTACATTAATGTTGAGAGAGAGGTTGGTACTGGTTATACTCACTCTGGCAGGAAGAGTTAGGTTCTCTTACCTTCTTGTTAAAGCACTGTGCTAAAATTGCGGAAACCAAGGCTGAGCCTTAGTTTCTGCAATAATGCTAGTAGAGTAAAtgcaagaagaagaaaaactatGCACTAGATCCAAAAGGACTAGGGTGGACCTCTTTCTTAATGTCCAGTGTCCTGTGTCTGAAGATTTAGTGCAACAATTGATGCATAAACTTACCTTAGTTTCCAGGTTATACTGAATGTAGTTGTGTGCCAAAGCAGGCTTAATCAATTGTTGTATTGGAGTTCAATTCCTTGCTTCAAGTTTGTGTTATGTACTGATATGTGCCATGATGTGTTTCCTGATGGTCTTTTTTCTGCTCAGGAATGGAAGCTGGATACTCTCTGTGATTTGTATGAGACACTGACCATTACACAGGCTGTTATTTTCCTGAATACAAGGAGAAAAGTAGACTGGCTTACAGAGAAAATGCATGCCAGGGACTTCACAGTCTCAGCTCTGGTAAGAATTGCTACTTCAAATCACTTCTGAAATGCTGTGTATTTACTGGAGAAGAAATGGTGAGGAGGGGATATCAGTGAGAAGCAGGAAAGTTATAATATAGCTGTGCAGTGCTGTATTATCGTTCCCCCTGCTTAAAgtaaaatgtttcctttctatCCCTACCTGCTTAGTTCCCACAGCAGGTAGGGACGCTGGGATTCATACATGCCTTTGTTCTTTATAGAATATTCTGGTTTGGAGCATTGGAACTGTACTAATtgcagctttttgttttaactCTCCAGCATGGTGACATGGACCAGAAGGAACGAGATGTTATCATGAGAGAGTTTAGATCAGGGTCCAGCCGTGTCCTGATCACTACTGACTTGCTGGTGAGCATTGTCTTTCATTGAATACTTTCTGTTACAGCCTTCTCCCAAAAGCTTCACAATTGAGTGATGGTTTTTGTAACCTGAACTGCTGGGAGCTTTTTGGAACAGCAAAGACCATGCTCCACTGTGGACTACACAGTTGTAGTTCATAACTAATGATGTGGTTGACAAAAGTCTGAGATAGATAAATTGGAAAATAGCCCCTAACTTGCATTAAAGATTTGGTGTTTCTTTGCAGGCTCGTGGCATTGATGTGCAGCAAGTGTCCCTGGTTATCAATTACGACCTGCCGACCAATCGTGAGAATTACATTCACAGGTCAGTTGGCTCTGCCCCCCGTCAGTCCTCGTGCTGTGCTGGATGGGCATTGGCACACACCCTCCTCACCCAACCAGAGGTGTTAGCATCCATACATGAACTTCTCACAGCTAGCAGGGAATGCAACCACT is a genomic window containing:
- the EIF4A2 gene encoding eukaryotic initiation factor 4A-II, coding for MSGGSADYSRDHGGPEGMEPDGVIESNWNEIVDNFDDMNLKESLLRGIYAYGFEKPSAIQQRAIIPCIKGYDVIAQAQSGTGKTATFAISILQQLEIDLKESQALVLAPTRELAQQIQKVILALGDYMGATCHACIGGTNVRNEMQKLQAEAPHIVVGTPGRVFDMLNRRYLSPKWIKMFVLDEADEMLSRGFKDQIYEIFQKLSTNIQVVLLSATMPMDVLEVTKKFMRDPIRILVKKEELTLEGIKQFYINVEREEWKLDTLCDLYETLTITQAVIFLNTRRKVDWLTEKMHARDFTVSALHGDMDQKERDVIMREFRSGSSRVLITTDLLARGIDVQQVSLVINYDLPTNRENYIHRIGRGGRFGRKGVAINFVTEEDKRILRDIETFYNTTVEEMPMNVADLI